One stretch of Saccharopolyspora erythraea DNA includes these proteins:
- a CDS encoding helix-turn-helix transcriptional regulator, which translates to MPGNVLRPAEEHVLHGRERERPAIRSILDDAKSARGRALVLRGETGIGKSTLLKYAQRRAGGMRLLSCSGLESESELAFSGLQHLVAPLLDEIDGLPPSQAEALRAALGMSELPVTEFVVSAAVCSLLSHSARETPLLVVVDDAQWLDRATLGALYFTARRIATEPIAMLFGMGEAEHHEREARDLPTMLLTGLSDEASNDLLDELGWNAPARDSLITATGGNPLALRELTRLGAPEQLVGDALLLGTVPLSERLRTAFIQRMEGLPAKARALLLVVAVEETGRLGVVLGACARLGIDAGVLDSVLRGYDQLEITERWVRFRHSLMRSAAYHKASLRMRSKAHAAVAEELTGRGESDRASWHRAMAAVEPDEELATALERSADTAERRGGSAAVVSVLQRAAKLSTDPEGRTRRTASAAYAAWQSGQPDLARALTTEVMTAPTDMHARVGLTRLLGLIDLDSNDPAVACAQFIRGAQEVAEHNPVEALTLLFLAVDGGYLSGRIEDAGRAARLMTELDCGPDYRLLAERMCAALEGRLPLEGTTPRELLEAAPALPTPDDEIRFLWVMAMSWLGPHQRQAREFGLAACRTFRLKGVASVLPVMLNWVADIEYHLGLWRDGQAHAEEAVRLARDTGQRNRMADGLALLARFASVRGDWEGCQDHADAALETALVLRNRAAAAHVSWALGLADLARGRDADAYRRLSSIRAEGSPYANSKVAALVQPDLVEASVRCGHSDAAGVLLSEAREGCRGTTARWRKLHLHMCRALVEESGADFTTATGADLGEDRPFDRARAALLHGEWLRRNRRQAEARWQLQQAAELFDSLGAAPWSERARGQLRAARGALLRTADPAVLTRQEKQIAGMAATGMTNKEIAAQLSVSPRTVSHHLYKLFPKLGISSRAQLRGLDLESAPTQDD; encoded by the coding sequence ATGCCGGGCAATGTGCTTCGCCCGGCGGAAGAACACGTGTTGCACGGGCGCGAACGCGAACGCCCCGCGATCCGGTCTATTCTGGATGATGCGAAGTCGGCGAGAGGCCGCGCACTCGTGCTCCGAGGCGAAACCGGGATCGGCAAGAGCACGCTGCTGAAGTACGCGCAACGCCGGGCCGGGGGAATGCGGCTGCTGTCCTGCTCCGGACTGGAGTCGGAGTCCGAGCTCGCGTTCTCCGGGTTGCAGCACCTGGTCGCGCCGCTGCTCGACGAGATCGACGGGCTGCCGCCGTCGCAGGCCGAGGCGCTGCGCGCGGCGCTGGGGATGTCCGAACTGCCGGTGACCGAGTTCGTGGTGTCGGCGGCCGTGTGCTCGCTGCTTTCTCACTCCGCGCGCGAAACACCGCTGCTCGTCGTCGTCGACGACGCGCAGTGGCTGGACCGGGCCACGCTCGGCGCGCTGTACTTCACGGCTCGCCGCATCGCGACCGAGCCGATCGCGATGCTGTTCGGCATGGGCGAGGCCGAGCACCACGAGCGGGAGGCTCGCGACCTGCCCACCATGCTGCTGACCGGCCTGTCCGACGAAGCCTCCAACGACCTGCTCGACGAGCTGGGCTGGAACGCACCGGCCCGCGACTCGCTGATCACCGCTACCGGCGGCAACCCGCTCGCGCTGCGGGAGCTGACGAGGCTCGGTGCGCCGGAGCAGCTCGTCGGGGACGCACTGCTGCTGGGCACCGTGCCGTTGAGCGAGCGCCTGCGGACGGCGTTCATCCAGCGGATGGAAGGGCTGCCCGCCAAAGCCCGGGCCCTGCTGCTGGTGGTGGCCGTCGAGGAGACCGGCAGGCTCGGCGTGGTGCTGGGCGCGTGCGCCCGCCTGGGCATCGACGCCGGCGTGCTGGACTCGGTTCTCAGGGGCTACGACCAGCTAGAGATCACCGAGCGCTGGGTGCGCTTCCGCCATTCGCTGATGCGGTCGGCGGCCTACCACAAGGCATCGTTGCGGATGCGGTCGAAAGCCCACGCCGCGGTGGCCGAGGAGCTGACTGGCCGCGGTGAGTCCGACCGGGCGTCCTGGCACCGGGCGATGGCGGCGGTCGAACCGGACGAGGAGCTCGCCACGGCGTTGGAGCGCAGCGCCGACACCGCCGAGCGGCGCGGCGGCAGCGCGGCGGTGGTCTCGGTCCTGCAACGTGCGGCAAAGCTGAGCACCGACCCCGAGGGACGTACGCGGCGCACCGCCTCGGCCGCGTACGCGGCGTGGCAGTCCGGTCAGCCCGACCTCGCCAGGGCGCTGACGACCGAGGTCATGACCGCGCCGACGGACATGCACGCCCGAGTGGGGCTGACGCGTCTGCTGGGCCTGATCGACCTGGACAGCAACGACCCCGCGGTGGCGTGCGCGCAGTTCATCCGGGGTGCCCAGGAGGTCGCCGAGCACAACCCGGTGGAGGCGCTGACCCTGCTCTTCCTGGCCGTGGACGGCGGTTACCTGTCGGGGCGCATCGAGGACGCGGGCCGGGCGGCGCGGCTGATGACCGAGCTGGACTGCGGGCCGGACTACCGCCTGTTAGCCGAGCGGATGTGCGCCGCGCTCGAAGGGCGCCTGCCGCTGGAGGGCACCACCCCGCGCGAGCTGCTCGAGGCCGCGCCCGCCCTGCCAACGCCCGACGACGAGATCCGGTTCCTGTGGGTGATGGCCATGAGCTGGCTCGGTCCGCACCAGCGCCAGGCCAGGGAGTTCGGGCTCGCGGCCTGCCGGACGTTCCGGCTCAAGGGCGTGGCCAGCGTTCTGCCCGTGATGCTGAACTGGGTGGCCGACATCGAGTACCACCTGGGGTTGTGGCGCGACGGGCAGGCGCACGCCGAGGAGGCGGTGCGGCTGGCCCGCGACACCGGGCAGCGAAACCGGATGGCCGACGGGCTGGCGCTGCTCGCCCGGTTCGCCTCCGTGCGGGGCGACTGGGAGGGATGCCAGGACCACGCCGACGCCGCGCTGGAGACGGCGCTGGTGCTGCGCAACCGGGCAGCCGCGGCACACGTGAGCTGGGCGCTGGGGCTGGCGGACCTGGCCAGGGGACGCGACGCCGACGCGTACCGGCGGTTGTCGTCGATCAGGGCGGAGGGATCGCCGTACGCCAACAGCAAGGTCGCGGCGCTGGTCCAACCCGACCTCGTCGAAGCGTCGGTCCGATGTGGACATTCGGACGCCGCCGGGGTGCTGCTTTCCGAGGCGCGGGAAGGCTGTCGCGGGACGACGGCGCGGTGGCGGAAGCTGCACCTGCACATGTGCCGGGCGCTGGTCGAGGAGTCCGGCGCCGACTTCACCACCGCCACCGGAGCCGACCTGGGCGAGGACCGCCCTTTCGACCGCGCCCGCGCGGCGCTGCTGCACGGCGAATGGCTGCGCCGCAACCGGCGCCAGGCCGAGGCCCGCTGGCAGTTGCAGCAGGCGGCGGAGCTGTTCGACAGCCTCGGTGCGGCGCCCTGGTCCGAACGCGCCCGTGGCCAGTTGCGCGCGGCCCGGGGAGCGCTGCTGCGCACCGCGGACCCGGCCGTGCTGACCAGGCAGGAGAAGCAGATCGCCGGCATGGCCGCCACCGGCATGACCAACAAGGAGATCGCCGCGCAGCTCTCGGTCAGCCCCCGCACGGTCAGCCACCACCTGTACAAGCTCTTCCCGAAGCTGGGGATCTCCTCGCGCGCCCAGCTGCGGGGACTGGACCTGGAGTCGGCCCCCACCCAGGACGACTGA
- a CDS encoding NAD(P)/FAD-dependent oxidoreductase gives MSVRVAVVGAGAAGISAAHRLRSDADVTVFEASDRPGGHARTVEVTDDGRTLGLDTAFVVYNEPHYPEVTRFFDHLGVATREHPGRFSFFDLDSPTAYVSEDFDLTAEQVRARYPAEFARLWEEATRFYRESPRDFIRKRTDCPLGEYLDRNGYSEEFKYGFVVLVSTAAWSVPADRVWDMPASTVVAFFLAHGAEGLGGRGVPWRTVTGGSVRYVRAAVEELRRCGNEVRLNAPVTGVQEREDGVAVRTDAGVEHFDYAVLATHADDALAVLERPTERQRRLEAVRYHRTKVDLHTDPAVMPADRSRWRSWNYGRVRRDDTQDSWVVYYLNELQGLTSEHDYFVTLDCPVPVDESRVIERFDYRHPIFTIDVRRMQPDIHSVNEGSRVKFAGSYFHSRRMGPDIVGSHEAAFDSGAAAAESVRRDAADRAVA, from the coding sequence GTGAGTGTGCGAGTCGCTGTGGTGGGCGCCGGTGCCGCCGGCATCTCGGCCGCGCACCGGCTGCGCTCGGACGCGGACGTGACCGTGTTCGAGGCGTCCGACCGGCCGGGCGGGCACGCCCGCACGGTCGAGGTCACCGACGACGGCCGGACGCTGGGCCTGGACACCGCCTTCGTCGTCTACAACGAGCCGCACTACCCCGAGGTCACCCGGTTCTTCGACCACCTCGGCGTCGCGACCCGCGAGCACCCGGGCCGGTTCTCGTTCTTCGACCTCGACAGTCCGACGGCCTACGTGTCCGAGGACTTCGACCTGACGGCGGAGCAGGTGCGGGCGCGCTACCCCGCCGAGTTCGCACGGCTGTGGGAGGAGGCGACGCGCTTCTACCGCGAGTCGCCGCGCGACTTCATCCGCAAGCGCACCGACTGCCCGCTCGGCGAGTACCTGGACCGCAACGGCTACAGCGAGGAGTTCAAGTACGGGTTCGTGGTGCTGGTGTCCACCGCCGCGTGGTCGGTGCCCGCGGACCGGGTCTGGGACATGCCGGCGAGCACCGTGGTGGCCTTCTTCCTCGCCCACGGCGCCGAAGGTCTCGGCGGGCGCGGCGTGCCCTGGCGGACGGTCACCGGCGGCAGCGTGCGCTACGTGCGGGCCGCGGTGGAGGAACTTCGCCGCTGCGGCAACGAAGTCCGGCTGAACGCACCGGTGACCGGGGTGCAGGAGCGGGAGGACGGCGTCGCGGTGCGCACGGACGCCGGCGTGGAGCACTTCGACTACGCGGTGCTGGCCACGCACGCCGACGACGCGCTGGCGGTGCTGGAGCGTCCGACCGAGCGGCAGCGGAGGCTGGAAGCCGTGCGCTACCACCGGACCAAGGTGGACCTGCACACCGATCCGGCCGTCATGCCGGCCGACCGCAGCCGCTGGCGGAGCTGGAACTACGGCCGGGTCCGGCGGGACGACACCCAGGACTCGTGGGTCGTCTACTACCTCAACGAGTTGCAGGGCCTGACCTCCGAGCACGACTACTTCGTCACCCTCGACTGCCCCGTGCCCGTCGACGAGAGCCGGGTGATCGAGCGGTTCGACTACCGGCACCCGATCTTCACCATCGACGTCCGGCGCATGCAGCCCGACATCCACTCGGTCAACGAGGGATCCCGGGTGAAGTTCGCCGGTTCCTACTTCCACAGCCGCCGGATGGGCCCGGACATCGTCGGCTCGCACGAGGCGGCCTTCGACTCCGGGGCCGCGGCCGCGGAGTCCGTGCGGCGCGACGCCGCCGACCGGGCAGTGGCCTGA
- a CDS encoding acyl carrier protein — MAETTNSTGTLTPEQVERWLVDKMAYKLDVEPAKVDVDMYFDEFDLDSTEALVLSGELEKWLGFELEATALWYHPTISDLSRHIADEYGGGNAGG; from the coding sequence ATGGCAGAGACCACCAACAGCACCGGCACGCTCACCCCTGAGCAGGTCGAGCGGTGGCTGGTCGACAAGATGGCCTACAAGCTCGACGTCGAGCCGGCCAAGGTCGACGTGGACATGTACTTCGACGAGTTCGACCTGGACTCCACCGAGGCGCTGGTGCTCTCCGGGGAGCTGGAGAAGTGGCTCGGCTTCGAGCTGGAGGCCACCGCGCTCTGGTACCACCCCACGATCTCCGACCTCTCCCGGCACATCGCCGACGAGTACGGGGGCGGCAATGCGGGGGGATGA
- a CDS encoding alpha/beta fold hydrolase, with protein sequence MRGDEPLVRELVAGSGTGHRVVLVHPGALPLSCYRPIAAELSGDTSLHVVDLEKVPEYFEAALTDHDTGLSLDGMAERVHRELAACDLLGDDVVLGGWSFGGVVGYAVAARSAPRQRPRRLLVADSIAPVAEFTTTTDDEIGPELLLPWFAMYLGAKRGVAIDLDAGDVRGMDVEAGLERALTAVLDAGALPPDTSVAGLRGVYRAYSRGLLRNDRVARDYAAKPVDVPITLVRPRSGLLGGSRPLGWDQLAAAGLSTLDCPGDHYSMLSDPDAVAVIADAARERNGSRAPVPSRTTGRQPS encoded by the coding sequence ATGCGGGGGGATGAGCCACTGGTCCGCGAGCTGGTGGCAGGCAGCGGCACCGGCCACCGGGTCGTGCTCGTGCATCCCGGCGCGCTGCCGCTGAGCTGCTACCGGCCGATCGCGGCGGAGCTGTCCGGCGACACCTCGCTGCACGTGGTGGACCTGGAGAAGGTCCCGGAGTACTTCGAGGCGGCGCTGACCGACCACGACACCGGCCTGTCGCTCGACGGCATGGCCGAGCGGGTCCACCGCGAACTTGCGGCATGCGACCTGCTGGGCGACGACGTGGTGCTCGGCGGCTGGTCGTTCGGCGGTGTGGTCGGCTACGCGGTGGCGGCCAGGTCGGCGCCGCGGCAGCGTCCGCGCAGGCTGCTGGTGGCCGACAGCATCGCCCCGGTGGCCGAGTTCACCACCACGACCGACGACGAGATCGGCCCGGAGCTGCTGCTGCCGTGGTTCGCCATGTACCTCGGCGCGAAGCGGGGCGTCGCCATCGACCTCGACGCCGGCGACGTCCGCGGCATGGACGTCGAAGCCGGCCTGGAGCGGGCGCTCACCGCGGTCCTCGACGCGGGAGCGCTGCCGCCCGACACCAGCGTGGCGGGCCTGCGCGGCGTCTACCGCGCTTACTCGCGGGGACTGCTGCGAAACGACCGGGTCGCGCGCGACTACGCGGCGAAACCCGTGGACGTGCCCATCACGCTGGTACGTCCCCGCTCCGGACTGCTCGGCGGCAGCAGACCGCTGGGCTGGGACCAGCTCGCCGCCGCCGGTCTGTCCACGTTGGACTGCCCCGGCGACCACTACTCGATGCTGTCCGATCCCGACGCCGTCGCGGTCATCGCCGATGCGGCCCGGGAGCGCAACGGTTCCCGTGCCCCCGTCCCATCCCGCACGACTGGCAGGCAACCGTCATGA
- a CDS encoding class I SAM-dependent methyltransferase gives MTLAGKVRAAKGATSPTAELCAVIRAAETQQPEQSRLLDDPFARYFLQNWRFRSTHPFPPVFRFCLRMADRRYTGLLAEVVLRHRFCDEVVDAEVAAGCTQVVVLGAGYDTTALRHDFGSDVVVYEVDKPDTQAEKMAIMRRNSLHPKARVQYVTCDFAAGDDLGERLTSQGFDPARRSVVIWMGVTYYLPGDSVLDTLGKLGAVTAPGSKVVLDYMDASVVGGSGDDSARRARQLVASGGEPFVFGVEADDIRAFCDAGGFGVAGHHRIPDLLRRYGDDDRFWLTVVDYMGVLLLEKENAPVA, from the coding sequence GTGACGCTCGCCGGAAAGGTCAGGGCGGCCAAGGGGGCCACCAGCCCCACCGCGGAGCTGTGCGCGGTGATCCGGGCGGCCGAGACGCAGCAGCCGGAGCAGTCGCGACTGCTCGACGACCCGTTCGCCCGGTACTTCCTGCAGAACTGGCGGTTCCGGAGCACCCACCCGTTCCCGCCCGTCTTCAGGTTCTGCCTGCGCATGGCCGACCGCCGCTACACCGGTCTGCTTGCCGAGGTGGTGCTGCGCCACCGCTTCTGCGACGAGGTCGTCGACGCCGAGGTGGCGGCCGGTTGCACGCAGGTCGTCGTGCTGGGCGCCGGGTACGACACCACCGCGCTGCGCCACGACTTCGGCTCCGACGTGGTGGTCTACGAGGTCGACAAGCCCGACACCCAGGCCGAGAAGATGGCCATCATGCGGCGGAACTCCTTGCACCCCAAGGCGCGCGTGCAGTACGTGACGTGCGACTTCGCCGCAGGCGACGACCTGGGCGAGCGGCTGACCTCACAGGGCTTCGACCCCGCGCGCCGGTCGGTGGTGATCTGGATGGGCGTCACCTACTACCTGCCGGGCGACTCGGTGCTGGACACCCTCGGCAAGCTCGGCGCCGTCACCGCACCGGGCAGCAAGGTCGTGCTGGACTACATGGACGCCTCGGTCGTCGGCGGTTCCGGCGACGACTCGGCGCGGCGGGCGAGGCAGCTCGTGGCCAGCGGCGGTGAGCCGTTCGTCTTCGGCGTCGAGGCCGACGACATCCGCGCCTTCTGCGACGCGGGCGGTTTCGGCGTCGCCGGCCACCACCGCATCCCGGACCTCCTGCGCCGATACGGCGACGACGACCGCTTCTGGCTCACGGTCGTCGACTACATGGGAGTTTTGCTGCTGGAGAAGGAGAACGCGCCGGTCGCCTGA